The following are encoded in a window of Pseudomonas sp. JQ170C genomic DNA:
- a CDS encoding DUF1329 domain-containing protein, with product MKTTTLLRTGALTLSLLATSVLAAVSPQEAAQLDGNLTPLGAEKAGNADGSIPAWTGGLKPGAAPLDRDFLGDPFASDKPLFVITASNAEQYKDKLTPGQMAMFKRYPDSYKIPVYKTQRTIANPKEIYEIARKSAVTTQLINDGSGLDHFNQTRYYPFPIPKSGVEVYWNHTNRYRGGNMVRQAAQAAPQSNGSYSIVEYNDELAFPQLMEGVEAGRADNVLYYYKQEITAPSRLAGSVVLIHETIDQVKEPRLAWVYNAGQRRVRRAPQIAYDGPGSGSDGMRTADNTDLMNGSPDRYDWKLIGKKEMYIPYNNYKLQSPKLKYDDIIRPGHINQDLTRYELHRVWHVEATLKPGQRHVYAKRDLYFDEDTWQIAEVDHYDGRGQLWRVGEGYGVNDYERGAAGYAMMGIYDLIAGRYNVLAMINESKQAPLFGKAAKMNDFTPAALRIAGVR from the coding sequence ATGAAAACAACAACCCTGCTGCGCACTGGCGCGCTGACCCTCTCGTTACTGGCCACCAGCGTCCTGGCCGCGGTTTCCCCGCAGGAAGCAGCCCAGCTGGACGGCAACCTGACACCGCTGGGCGCAGAAAAGGCCGGCAACGCCGATGGCAGCATTCCGGCCTGGACCGGTGGCCTGAAGCCTGGCGCCGCGCCCCTTGACCGGGACTTTCTCGGCGACCCGTTTGCCTCGGACAAGCCGCTGTTCGTCATCACCGCGAGCAACGCCGAGCAGTACAAGGACAAGCTGACACCGGGTCAAATGGCGATGTTCAAACGCTATCCGGACAGCTACAAGATCCCGGTGTACAAAACCCAACGCACCATCGCCAACCCTAAGGAAATCTATGAGATTGCCCGCAAAAGCGCGGTGACCACCCAGCTGATCAACGACGGCAGTGGGCTGGATCACTTCAACCAGACCCGCTACTACCCGTTCCCGATTCCAAAGAGCGGTGTCGAGGTCTACTGGAACCATACCAACCGCTATCGCGGTGGCAACATGGTGCGCCAGGCCGCCCAGGCCGCGCCTCAATCCAACGGCTCGTACTCGATTGTCGAATACAACGACGAACTGGCGTTCCCGCAACTCATGGAAGGCGTCGAAGCGGGCCGGGCCGATAACGTCCTGTATTACTACAAACAGGAAATCACCGCCCCTTCCCGCCTGGCCGGCAGCGTGGTGCTGATTCACGAGACCATCGACCAGGTCAAGGAGCCACGCCTGGCGTGGGTCTACAACGCCGGGCAGCGCCGGGTACGCCGCGCGCCGCAAATTGCCTACGACGGCCCGGGCAGCGGCTCCGACGGCATGCGCACCGCCGACAACACCGACTTGATGAACGGCTCACCGGATCGCTACGACTGGAAGCTGATCGGCAAGAAGGAGATGTACATCCCGTACAACAACTACAAGCTGCAATCGCCCAAGCTCAAGTACGACGACATCATCCGGCCAGGCCATATCAACCAGGACCTGACCCGTTATGAGCTGCACCGGGTCTGGCATGTCGAGGCCACCCTGAAGCCGGGTCAGCGTCATGTGTATGCCAAGCGCGACCTCTACTTCGACGAGGACACCTGGCAGATCGCCGAAGTCGACCACTACGACGGTCGCGGGCAACTCTGGCGTGTGGGTGAAGGCTACGGTGTCAACGACTACGAACGGGGCGCGGCAGGCTACGCGATGATGGGGATCTATGACCTGATCGCCGGTCGCTACAACGTGCTGGCCATGATCAACGAATCCAAACAGGCGCCGCTGTTCGGCAAGGCCGCCAAGATGAACGACTTCACCCCTGCCGCACTGCGCATCGCCGGCGTGCGCTGA
- a CDS encoding DUF1254 domain-containing protein encodes MSPSRAWIAAGALLTCLGATTAYGSAPATTLSVDEARAIAKEAYIYGYPLVDHYRVQHSYFVDRNSREFKAPWNQLNNTARVYTPDDQAIQTPNADTPYSQLGADLRSEPLVLTLPKVEDGRYFSVQFVDQYTFNFAYLGSRSTGNGGGNFLLAGPDWKGATPPGIQRVIRSETQFAFVFYRTQLFNPADIDNVKRVQAGYRVQPLSAFLGKPAPAAPAVDFITPLTTAQERSSLEFFKVLNFVLSFCPTHPSEQALMQRFAKLGIGPGQTFNADALPPELRQAVADGMAQAWSNDFAGFEKLRNARKVSSGDVFGTREHLNNNYLYRMGGTVGGIYGNSQDEALYPSYYVDSAGQPLDAGKHRYVLRFVPGELPPVNSFWSLTPYNLPARMLIANPLERYRINSSMLPDLKRDADGGLTFYVQPESPGKDKEANWLPTPDGPFIIAMRLYWPKPEALSGQWKRPELQRIN; translated from the coding sequence ATGAGCCCATCACGTGCATGGATCGCCGCAGGCGCCTTGTTGACTTGTCTTGGCGCAACGACTGCGTATGGCAGTGCACCCGCCACTACGCTGAGCGTCGACGAGGCCCGGGCAATCGCCAAGGAGGCGTATATCTACGGATACCCCCTGGTGGACCACTATCGGGTCCAGCACTCGTACTTCGTGGACCGCAACAGCCGGGAATTCAAAGCGCCCTGGAACCAGCTGAACAACACTGCACGGGTCTACACCCCCGACGATCAGGCGATTCAGACCCCCAACGCCGATACCCCGTATTCACAGCTCGGCGCGGATCTGCGCAGTGAGCCGCTGGTGCTGACCTTGCCCAAGGTGGAAGACGGGCGTTACTTCTCGGTGCAGTTCGTCGACCAGTACACCTTCAACTTCGCCTACCTTGGCAGCCGCTCCACCGGCAATGGCGGCGGCAACTTCCTGCTCGCCGGCCCCGACTGGAAAGGCGCGACACCGCCCGGCATTCAACGGGTGATCCGCTCGGAGACTCAATTCGCCTTCGTCTTCTACCGTACCCAGCTGTTCAATCCGGCCGATATCGACAACGTCAAGCGCGTCCAGGCCGGCTACAGGGTGCAACCGCTGTCGGCATTCCTCGGCAAGCCCGCCCCGGCGGCCCCTGCGGTCGACTTCATCACGCCGTTGACCACGGCGCAGGAACGTTCGTCACTGGAGTTTTTCAAGGTGCTGAACTTCGTCCTGAGTTTTTGCCCGACCCACCCCAGTGAGCAGGCACTGATGCAGCGTTTCGCAAAACTGGGGATCGGCCCTGGCCAAACCTTCAATGCCGACGCCCTGCCCCCCGAGCTGCGCCAGGCGGTAGCGGACGGCATGGCGCAGGCCTGGAGCAACGACTTCGCCGGGTTCGAGAAACTGCGCAACGCCCGCAAGGTGTCCAGCGGCGACGTCTTCGGCACACGCGAGCATCTGAACAACAATTACCTGTACCGGATGGGTGGCACCGTTGGCGGCATCTACGGCAACTCCCAGGACGAAGCCCTGTATCCCAGCTACTACGTCGATTCGGCCGGGCAACCCCTGGATGCCGGCAAGCACCGCTATGTGCTGCGTTTCGTTCCCGGCGAGCTGCCTCCGGTCAATTCGTTCTGGTCCCTTACGCCCTACAACCTGCCGGCCCGGATGTTGATTGCCAACCCGCTTGAGCGCTACCGGATCAACTCCTCGATGCTGCCGGACCTCAAGCGCGATGCCGATGGCGGCCTGACGTTCTATGTCCAGCCCGAATCCCCCGGCAAGGACAAGGAAGCCAACTGGCTGCCGACGCCCGACGGCCCGTTCATCATCGCCATGCGCCTGTACTGGCCCAAGCCTGAAGCCCTCAGTGGCCAGTGGAAGCGTCCGGAGCTGCAACGGATCAATTGA
- a CDS encoding DUF1254 domain-containing protein encodes MFKPAICLTTTLALLAPLLIASAQANVLVNPDNFVRAETDRYFSAVVTQDGFGKFHHHREPMAIAKQTVVRPNRDTLYSAAIFDLDAGPVTVTLPNAGTRYMSMQVINEDHYVTSFVYGQGSYRLTREQAGTRYVIVGVRTLFDPGLAKDIDQVHALQDAIKVQQASTGSFAVTNWDPVSQKTVRDALVQLGSTLPDTRHMFGTRDQVDPVRHVIGAAMAWGGNPEQDTFYLTVTPPRNDGKTQHVLKVKDVPVDAFWSVSVYNAKGYFEPNAINAYSLNSLTAKRGADGLAAIQFGGCDGTSVNCLPITEGWNYTVRLYRPHAEILDGAWSFPVAQPLN; translated from the coding sequence ATGTTCAAACCTGCAATCTGCCTGACCACGACCCTTGCGCTGCTGGCGCCCCTCCTGATTGCATCCGCCCAGGCGAACGTGCTGGTAAACCCGGACAACTTCGTCCGCGCCGAGACCGATCGCTACTTCAGCGCCGTCGTCACCCAGGATGGCTTCGGCAAGTTTCACCACCATCGCGAGCCCATGGCCATCGCGAAGCAGACCGTGGTGCGGCCCAACCGCGACACCCTGTATTCGGCGGCGATTTTCGACCTGGATGCGGGGCCCGTCACGGTCACCTTGCCGAACGCCGGCACGCGCTACATGTCCATGCAGGTGATCAACGAAGATCACTACGTGACGTCATTCGTGTACGGCCAGGGCAGTTACCGGCTGACCCGTGAACAGGCCGGTACGCGCTACGTCATTGTCGGTGTGCGCACCTTGTTCGATCCGGGCCTGGCCAAGGATATCGACCAGGTCCATGCGCTCCAGGACGCGATCAAGGTCCAGCAGGCCAGTACCGGCAGCTTCGCCGTTACGAACTGGGACCCGGTCAGCCAGAAAACCGTGCGCGACGCCCTGGTGCAACTGGGCTCGACACTGCCCGATACCCGGCACATGTTCGGCACGCGCGATCAGGTCGACCCCGTGCGGCATGTGATCGGTGCTGCGATGGCGTGGGGCGGCAACCCTGAGCAAGACACGTTTTACCTGACGGTGACGCCGCCTCGAAACGACGGCAAGACCCAGCATGTGCTCAAGGTCAAGGACGTGCCGGTCGACGCCTTCTGGTCAGTCAGTGTGTACAACGCCAAGGGTTACTTCGAGCCCAACGCCATCAATGCCTATTCGCTCAACAGCCTGACGGCCAAACGCGGCGCCGATGGCCTGGCGGCCATTCAGTTTGGCGGCTGCGATGGAACGTCCGTCAACTGCCTGCCGATCACCGAGGGCTGGAACTACACCGTGCGCCTGTACCGGCCGCACGCCGAAATACTGGACGGCGCCTGGTCGTTTCCGGTGGCGCAACCGCTGAACTGA
- a CDS encoding acyl-CoA dehydrogenase: MTDLLLNERELHFQLYELLDTEALLQRPRYADHDRGVFDASLTTARQIAAERFAPHNHKGDANEPTFDGERVHMIPETKVAWDAFAEAGFLAAHHDFEDGGLQLPEVVLRACMAYFNAANISTVAYSFLSIGATNLVKAFAGPQLRERFLAPMLDGRFSGTMALTEPGQGSALGDLRTLARPAENGTYRIFGQKMFISGGDHELTDNIVHMVLARIDGAPAGTKGISLFLVPKFLVNADGTVGERNDVALAGLLHKMGYRNTTSTVLSFGEHDGAVGYLVGEAHQGLSYMFQMMNEARIGVGLGAASLAYQSYIHALDYARQRPQGRLPGNKNPAAAQVRIVEHADVRRMLLQQKVYAEGSLALCLYASSLVEDAHTAPTALERSNAAELLDVLTPVVKTFPSRYGLLASEIGVQVLGGAGYTREYPLEQYYRDNRLNPIHEGTEGIQAIDLLGRKLGPRGGDGYRLFITEVLATLLAANSDSHCAPLAASLADALSVLEQVTASLQAQVAADANLGMANATPYLDIFGRVVVGWIWLRKALLASRALNAGATGSDVDFYQGKLQAAHYFMTWELAALASQARLLSEANHVAYYMQDSWF; encoded by the coding sequence ATGACTGACCTGCTGCTCAACGAGCGCGAGTTGCACTTTCAGCTCTACGAGCTGCTCGATACCGAGGCGCTGTTGCAACGCCCTCGCTACGCGGACCACGATCGTGGCGTGTTCGACGCCTCTCTCACCACCGCCCGGCAGATCGCCGCCGAACGCTTCGCCCCGCACAACCACAAGGGTGATGCCAACGAGCCGACGTTCGATGGCGAGCGGGTGCACATGATTCCCGAGACCAAAGTGGCCTGGGATGCCTTCGCCGAGGCCGGGTTCCTGGCCGCTCACCACGATTTCGAGGACGGCGGCCTGCAACTGCCGGAAGTCGTGCTGCGCGCCTGCATGGCGTATTTCAACGCAGCCAACATCTCCACCGTCGCCTACTCCTTCCTGAGCATCGGCGCGACCAACCTGGTGAAGGCCTTTGCCGGGCCACAGCTACGCGAGCGCTTCCTGGCGCCCATGCTCGATGGCCGTTTCAGTGGCACCATGGCCCTCACCGAGCCGGGTCAGGGTTCGGCGCTGGGCGATTTGCGCACCCTCGCCCGCCCGGCGGAAAACGGCACCTACCGCATTTTCGGCCAGAAGATGTTCATCTCCGGTGGCGACCACGAACTGACCGATAACATCGTGCACATGGTGCTGGCCCGTATCGACGGAGCGCCCGCCGGAACCAAGGGCATTTCGCTGTTCCTGGTGCCCAAGTTCCTGGTCAATGCCGACGGCACTGTGGGTGAACGCAACGACGTGGCCCTGGCCGGCTTGCTGCACAAGATGGGCTATCGCAACACCACCTCCACCGTGCTCAGCTTTGGCGAGCACGATGGCGCCGTGGGTTATCTGGTCGGCGAAGCGCACCAGGGCCTGAGCTACATGTTCCAGATGATGAACGAGGCCCGGATCGGTGTTGGCCTGGGGGCCGCCAGCCTGGCGTATCAGAGCTACATCCACGCTCTGGACTACGCGCGCCAGCGTCCACAAGGGCGCCTGCCCGGCAACAAGAACCCGGCGGCGGCGCAAGTACGCATCGTCGAGCACGCCGATGTGCGCAGGATGCTGCTGCAACAGAAGGTCTACGCCGAGGGCAGCCTGGCGCTGTGCCTGTACGCCAGCAGCCTGGTCGAAGATGCCCACACCGCCCCCACGGCGCTGGAACGCAGCAACGCCGCCGAGCTGCTCGACGTACTCACGCCGGTGGTCAAGACCTTCCCGTCGCGCTACGGCCTGCTCGCCTCCGAGATTGGCGTGCAGGTCCTGGGCGGCGCCGGTTATACCCGCGAGTACCCGCTTGAGCAGTACTACCGCGATAACCGCCTGAACCCGATCCATGAGGGCACCGAAGGCATCCAGGCGATCGACCTGCTCGGTCGCAAGCTGGGACCGCGCGGGGGCGACGGTTATCGACTGTTCATCACCGAAGTGCTGGCCACCCTGCTCGCCGCCAACAGTGACAGCCATTGCGCGCCGCTGGCGGCAAGTTTGGCCGATGCCCTGAGCGTCCTCGAGCAGGTCACCGCCAGCCTGCAAGCGCAAGTGGCGGCCGATGCCAACCTGGGCATGGCCAACGCCACGCCGTACCTGGACATTTTTGGCCGCGTGGTCGTCGGCTGGATCTGGTTGCGCAAGGCACTGCTGGCCAGCCGCGCCCTGAATGCAGGCGCCACGGGCAGCGATGTCGACTTTTACCAGGGCAAGTTGCAGGCCGCGCACTACTTCATGACCTGGGAACTGGCGGCGCTGGCGTCCCAGGCGCGCCTGCTCAGCGAGGCCAACCATGTCGCCTACTACATGCAGGACAGCTGGTTCTAA
- a CDS encoding 3-hydroxyacyl-CoA dehydrogenase NAD-binding domain-containing protein, whose protein sequence is MSHLVTYHVEDNLALIGLASKPVNALGQPLRAALLDACERASSDPVVKAIIVHGDSGLFCAGADISEFGLPASFAAPALPDLLLRLTRIDKPLIACIGRFALGGGLELALACGYRVSAASARLGLPEINLGLLPGAGGTQRLPRLIGAEPALEMMISGQPVSADRALDLGLVDRLLQESDGLLDGARQFAQALIREGAPARPAEPYPDPAVGLPEDFFARYRASHEPRWKNRLAPRLVLAAVESACVLPLDAGLQREVALFKEAEASLQSRALRHVFFAEREAGKVAGVGASTPLRPVNRVAVIGAGTMGGGIAMNFANVGIPVTLLELKPEALERGLGQIRNSYAISLQRGKLTQAELDQRMALLTGTLDYADIAECDLVIEAVFESLPIKQQVFRTLDEVCKPGAILASNTSTLDVDLIAAVTRRPQDVIGLHFFSPANVMRLLEVVRGKLTAPDVLATALKLGKTIGKIPVVSGVCFGFIGNRMLEPYSREAHRMVLEGAAPAQIDQVLTDLGLAMGVMAMHDLAGIDVSFLVRESRRDAIAHDPSYCRIADELNALGRFGQKTKRGAYIYEGRERKDDFEVITLAERIAGELDIPRRPITAEEIHDRCLFMLINEGIQLLDEGIAERSGDIDLVWINGYGFPAWLGGPLHYAEQIGLDKVLAGILHYRKALGEYGEMWFQPAPLLERLVAAGKTGIERI, encoded by the coding sequence ATGAGCCATTTGGTCACCTACCACGTCGAAGACAACCTCGCGCTGATCGGCCTGGCCTCAAAGCCCGTCAACGCCCTCGGACAACCGCTGCGTGCGGCCCTTCTCGATGCCTGTGAGCGCGCCTCCAGCGACCCTGTCGTCAAGGCGATCATTGTGCACGGCGACAGCGGACTGTTCTGTGCCGGCGCCGATATCAGCGAGTTCGGTCTCCCCGCCTCCTTTGCCGCGCCTGCCCTGCCCGACCTTTTGCTGCGCCTGACCCGGATCGACAAACCGCTGATTGCCTGCATCGGTCGCTTCGCCCTCGGTGGCGGGCTGGAACTGGCACTGGCCTGCGGCTACCGGGTCAGCGCGGCCAGCGCCCGCCTCGGCCTGCCGGAAATCAACCTGGGGCTGCTGCCCGGCGCAGGCGGGACGCAACGCTTGCCACGCCTGATCGGTGCAGAGCCTGCCCTCGAGATGATGATTTCCGGCCAGCCGGTCAGCGCCGACCGTGCTCTGGACCTGGGCTTGGTCGACCGCCTGCTGCAGGAGAGCGACGGCCTGCTCGATGGCGCGCGCCAATTCGCCCAAGCGTTGATCCGCGAAGGCGCACCCGCGCGCCCCGCAGAGCCTTATCCAGATCCGGCCGTCGGCCTGCCCGAAGACTTTTTCGCACGCTATCGCGCCAGCCACGAACCGCGCTGGAAAAACCGCCTGGCGCCACGCCTGGTGCTGGCGGCCGTTGAGTCGGCCTGCGTGCTGCCACTGGACGCCGGCCTGCAACGCGAAGTCGCCCTGTTCAAGGAAGCCGAAGCCTCCCTGCAATCCCGGGCTCTGCGCCACGTGTTCTTTGCCGAGCGTGAAGCCGGCAAAGTGGCCGGTGTCGGCGCCTCGACCCCGCTGCGTCCGGTCAACAGGGTCGCCGTGATCGGCGCCGGGACCATGGGCGGTGGCATCGCCATGAACTTCGCCAACGTGGGCATCCCCGTCACCTTGCTGGAACTCAAGCCCGAGGCCCTTGAGCGTGGGCTGGGGCAAATCCGCAACAGCTATGCGATCAGCCTGCAACGCGGCAAGCTGACCCAGGCCGAGCTGGACCAGCGCATGGCGTTGCTCACCGGCACCCTCGACTATGCCGACATCGCCGAGTGCGACCTGGTGATCGAGGCGGTGTTTGAAAGCCTGCCGATCAAGCAGCAGGTGTTCCGCACCCTGGATGAGGTGTGCAAGCCGGGCGCGATTCTGGCCAGCAACACCTCGACCCTCGATGTCGACCTGATCGCGGCGGTCACGCGCCGGCCGCAGGATGTCATCGGCCTGCACTTCTTCAGCCCGGCCAACGTGATGCGCCTGCTCGAAGTGGTGCGCGGCAAGCTCACCGCGCCGGATGTGCTGGCAACCGCACTGAAGCTGGGCAAGACCATCGGCAAGATCCCCGTGGTCTCTGGCGTGTGCTTCGGTTTCATTGGCAATCGCATGCTCGAACCCTACTCCCGCGAGGCCCATCGCATGGTGCTGGAGGGTGCGGCGCCGGCGCAGATTGACCAGGTGCTGACGGACCTGGGCCTGGCCATGGGGGTCATGGCCATGCACGACCTGGCCGGGATCGACGTCAGCTTCCTGGTGCGCGAGTCCCGTCGTGACGCCATTGCCCATGACCCGAGCTACTGCCGGATCGCCGATGAGCTGAACGCCCTCGGGCGCTTCGGTCAGAAGACCAAGCGTGGTGCCTACATCTACGAGGGTCGCGAGCGCAAGGATGACTTCGAGGTCATCACCCTGGCTGAACGCATCGCCGGCGAACTGGACATCCCGCGCCGGCCGATCACTGCTGAGGAAATCCATGATCGCTGCCTGTTCATGCTGATCAACGAAGGCATCCAGTTGCTCGACGAAGGCATTGCCGAGCGCAGTGGCGATATCGACCTTGTGTGGATCAACGGCTACGGCTTCCCGGCCTGGCTCGGTGGCCCGCTGCACTATGCCGAGCAGATTGGCCTGGACAAGGTGCTGGCCGGTATTCTCCACTACCGCAAGGCACTCGGCGAATACGGCGAGATGTGGTTCCAGCCGGCGCCGTTGCTGGAGCGCCTGGTCGCTGCCGGCAAGACGGGTATCGAACGAATCTGA
- a CDS encoding SDR family NAD(P)-dependent oxidoreductase, producing the protein MDGLNRFSLTGKTVLVTGASSGIGAHLARVASKAGARVVLGARRVERLQQLAGDIGEAGGEALAVALDVTDRDSVEAAFDAAEATFGVVDVVLNNAGIGNGQRVLDISEADWRAMLSTNLDGVWRVAQCAAQRLAKAQRPGSIVNIASMLGLRVGTGYSHYCAAKAGVVQLSKSLALELARYQIRVNAIAPGYFKTEMTDGYFDSDKGQAYIRDVVPMRRLGSLEELEGPFLLLASEAGAFMTGAVLAVDGGHLVGSL; encoded by the coding sequence ATGGATGGACTGAACAGATTTTCCCTGACCGGCAAGACGGTGCTGGTCACCGGTGCTTCAAGCGGTATTGGTGCACATCTCGCCCGCGTGGCGAGCAAAGCGGGCGCGCGCGTGGTGCTCGGTGCCCGGCGTGTCGAGCGTTTGCAACAGCTGGCAGGCGATATCGGCGAAGCCGGTGGCGAGGCCCTGGCCGTGGCGCTGGACGTGACCGACCGGGACAGTGTCGAAGCCGCGTTCGATGCCGCCGAGGCCACGTTCGGCGTGGTTGACGTGGTGCTCAACAATGCCGGCATCGGCAATGGCCAGCGCGTCCTGGACATCAGCGAGGCGGACTGGCGCGCGATGCTGTCGACCAACCTTGACGGCGTCTGGCGCGTGGCCCAGTGCGCGGCGCAACGACTGGCCAAGGCGCAGCGCCCTGGCAGCATCGTCAACATCGCCTCGATGCTCGGCCTGCGCGTCGGCACCGGCTACAGCCATTACTGCGCGGCGAAGGCCGGCGTGGTGCAACTGAGCAAATCCCTGGCCCTGGAACTGGCGCGCTACCAGATCCGCGTCAATGCGATTGCACCGGGTTACTTCAAGACCGAGATGACCGACGGCTACTTCGACAGCGACAAAGGCCAGGCCTACATCCGCGACGTCGTGCCGATGCGGCGCCTGGGTAGCCTGGAGGAACTGGAAGGCCCCTTCCTGCTGCTGGCGAGCGAAGCCGGTGCGTTCATGACCGGCGCGGTGTTGGCGGTGGATGGTGGCCATCTGGTAGGCAGCCTGTAA
- a CDS encoding DUF2790 domain-containing protein, producing the protein MKSLNAIGALLILTTSSFAMAQGSADPVHGPMIQANEQAMRARAVTQGKQPPEVVHYRYGMELDIAKVINVTSTRTYCDVMPAQLTYEDSSGNLNILEYRTAGTNCQSQN; encoded by the coding sequence ATGAAATCATTGAACGCCATAGGCGCCTTGCTGATCCTGACCACTTCCTCTTTCGCAATGGCGCAGGGTAGTGCCGACCCGGTGCATGGGCCGATGATTCAGGCAAATGAACAAGCGATGCGTGCACGTGCCGTCACCCAAGGTAAACAGCCACCGGAAGTTGTGCACTATCGTTATGGAATGGAACTGGATATCGCCAAAGTCATTAACGTTACTTCGACGCGAACATACTGCGATGTCATGCCTGCACAATTAACGTACGAAGATTCAAGTGGCAATCTGAATATCCTGGAGTACCGCACGGCGGGAACCAACTGCCAGAGTCAAAACTGA
- a CDS encoding sensor histidine kinase: MRLSNFILGNLESVLQEWEAFARTVEIPRQVLDATGLRNHAVDILKAVALDMRTPQTRQEQIDKSQGLGPQSVAETAAQTHAVLRLLNGFSLDQMVSEYRALRSSVLRLWLAQSVAQDEHHVADMIRFNEAIDQALVESISAYGLAVETNRKMLLGVLGHDLRTPLTAVIMGADLLHQATELNDRHKMLASQIAAAGQRANQIVNDLLDLARCNLGAGIPIQLQSIDLGAVCASVVAEVTASYPQAQFIFKDVCEVLGEFDPVRMGQAFSNLLANAAQHGDLERPIYVTLKKERADVYFAVTNFGEPIPSSALPFLFNPEGRFSRFASNEQGSSAGLGLGLFIAAEIVTGHRGRIEVESTAERGTTFRIVLPLG; encoded by the coding sequence ATGCGGCTTTCAAACTTTATCCTGGGCAATCTTGAGTCAGTCCTGCAGGAGTGGGAAGCCTTTGCCAGAACGGTGGAAATCCCCCGGCAGGTGCTGGACGCTACAGGGTTGCGAAACCACGCCGTGGATATTTTGAAGGCTGTTGCACTGGACATGCGCACGCCGCAAACACGTCAAGAGCAAATCGACAAGTCGCAGGGCCTGGGGCCCCAGTCTGTAGCCGAAACAGCCGCACAAACCCACGCCGTACTGCGACTGCTGAATGGGTTTTCGCTGGATCAGATGGTTTCGGAATATCGAGCGCTGCGGTCCAGTGTACTCAGGTTATGGCTGGCCCAGTCGGTTGCCCAGGATGAGCATCACGTCGCGGACATGATCCGCTTCAATGAGGCGATTGACCAAGCACTGGTGGAGTCGATTTCTGCCTATGGCCTCGCCGTAGAGACCAATCGCAAGATGTTACTCGGGGTATTGGGGCATGACCTGAGAACCCCGCTCACCGCGGTGATAATGGGCGCTGATTTACTGCACCAGGCAACCGAGCTCAATGACCGCCACAAAATGCTGGCATCACAAATAGCCGCCGCCGGCCAACGTGCCAACCAGATCGTCAATGATTTGCTCGATCTGGCGCGTTGCAACCTGGGCGCAGGGATCCCGATACAACTGCAATCCATCGACTTGGGCGCCGTCTGTGCGTCGGTCGTGGCAGAAGTGACAGCGTCGTATCCCCAGGCGCAATTCATTTTCAAGGACGTCTGTGAAGTGTTGGGTGAGTTCGACCCCGTGCGCATGGGCCAAGCGTTTTCAAATCTTCTTGCCAATGCGGCGCAACATGGGGACCTGGAGCGCCCGATCTACGTAACACTGAAAAAGGAGCGCGCAGACGTTTATTTTGCCGTGACGAACTTCGGTGAACCGATTCCTTCCAGCGCACTGCCTTTTCTCTTCAATCCCGAAGGTCGCTTTTCAAGGTTCGCGAGTAATGAACAGGGCTCTTCAGCAGGCTTGGGGTTGGGGCTGTTCATTGCTGCAGAGATTGTTACCGGACATCGGGGGCGCATTGAAGTCGAATCGACGGCAGAGCGGGGCACGACGTTCCGGATAGTGTTGCCGCTAGGCTAG
- a CDS encoding response regulator translates to MLSTVLVVEDDETLRTLMAEAIAVLGLGVIDCANADDALALLESTPVIALVVTDINMPGSMNGVKLATIIWQRWPGLPVIVTSGNERAQKDQFPPHVSFLAKPWSLAAFHSAVRRSLSS, encoded by the coding sequence ATGTTATCTACCGTGCTGGTCGTTGAAGACGATGAAACCCTGCGAACATTGATGGCTGAAGCGATCGCTGTGCTGGGTCTGGGCGTAATCGACTGTGCAAACGCAGACGATGCCTTGGCCCTGCTGGAAAGCACCCCGGTCATCGCGCTCGTCGTCACGGACATCAACATGCCCGGAAGCATGAATGGGGTGAAGCTGGCGACGATCATCTGGCAGCGCTGGCCTGGATTGCCGGTCATTGTCACCTCCGGAAATGAGCGGGCCCAGAAAGATCAGTTCCCGCCACATGTGTCGTTTCTTGCCAAGCCCTGGAGCCTTGCCGCCTTTCACAGCGCCGTCAGGAGGTCGCTTTCCTCATGA